The genomic stretch TGAACGCGAAGGCCGCAATGTTCGCCAGCATGCGATGACGGAAGTCGTCCGGCTCGTCCCGGGGCCGCTCGTAGCGGGACAGATCGTTTGCAACGTGCCGGATATTTGCCGGCTCCGCCGGCGCGTCCTGCCGGCCCGGCGGATGGGCAGACGTGCGCGGCCGGAATTTGAGCACGACGTGCTCGTCATCCCTGGTAATAGGCCGCTGGGTTTTCACTGCTGTCGGTCCGGAGGCGTTGCAGTTCAGTTTAACACGCTCGCCCGGCGGCTCACATAAAATCTTGGTGCGCGTGAATGCAGGTCTACCCCTGCACGGTGTCATGGAACCGGCCGTAATCGATCCTGAGACGGCCGTCTTCGGCGGTGCCGAGGATTTCCGCGTAGCGCTGTCCAAAGCGGATCTCGGGATAATCGTACGACTTTCGCGCATGCACCGTTTGCGCTGCGACGACGTCGTATCCGGACACCACCACCACGAGCGAGACCTCGATGGCTTCGAGGTCATCGGCGGTCAATCCGTAAAGCGGACTGCCGGCGTCGATGACGTGAAACAGCGTCCAGCTCAGTGCCAGCGCCGGGCTCTCGTTTCGCAGCAAGGGCAACTCGTAGAACCGCCGGAACGGCTGGCCTTCCTTGCTGACGATATTCTTGAACAGCCATAATCTGGCGGTGGCATTGCTGATGATGTTGTGGCGTTCGTTGGCGAGCCGGATCATCAGCGTCTGTTCGCCCTCATGGTCTGAAATGACGGGATTGTCGGCGAACAGCAGCCGCGCGCTCGGACGCGAGAAGCGTGCAAAGATCAGCCCGGTCATCAGCGACATCGAAAAGATCCCGGTGAACAGTTCGACGGTCGCGATGAAATGCCCGTAATGGGTTTGCGGATGCATGTCGCCATAACCAGCGGTCGAAAGCGTCTCGATGCTGAAATAGAGATAGTCGATGTAGTCGCCGCCCGGCACGTTGGAGATCGGCTGGCCTCCGATCCAGTAGAACACCGCGAAAAACGCGTTGAAGGCGACGAACACCAATGCTGCACCGCCGATAAAGGCCGGCCATGACGCCGTCATGCAGCGGTGGCTGATATCAGCCCAGAAATTGAGGTGCAGGCCTTCGGTGATCACTTCGCGGCCGCCAAAACGCACGACCTGGGCCTTCGACATTCGTTCGTTCGGGCTTTTCGCCATGGTTTCAAATCTCGCAAATCTCTGTGAGGTGGCAGGGGCATTTGATCGCCCGCGCCATCATGGCATAGTGGAACCGGCTTCAGAGCAGGTTTCGCCAGTCAAATACGGGGTTAGTTATGGCCAACACGCGTGAACCATACGTCAAGCCGGTCCCGATCCTCTCGCTGCGTCCAACCCAGATGACGGTTGGGATGCGGGAAGTGAAGGAAAAGCGCAAGCGCTGGCGGGAGCACAAGTCGGCGAAGAAGCGCGCCGAATTGCTGGGCAAGCACATGATTCCCGTGGTTTTCGGGCCGGACCAGAACTACTACGTGGTCGATCATCATCATCTGGCGCGTGCGCTGCACGACGAAGGCGTCAACGATATCCTGGTGACCGTGATCGGCGATCTCACCATGGTCCAGCGCGAAGCGTTCTGGGGCGTGATGGACAACAAGCGATGGGTCTATCCGTACGACGCCAGAGGCGAACGCCGGCAATTCAAGGATATCCCGAAATCGGTAGCCGCCCTCAAGGACGACCCGTTCCGCAGCCTCGCCGGCGAATTGCGCCGCGCCGGCGGCTTTGCCAAGGACACCACGCCGTTCAGCGAATTCCTGTGGGCGGATTTTCTGCGCCGGAAAATGTCGCGCAAGAGCGTGGAAGCAAATTTCTCCAGGTCGATGGAGAAAGCGCTGGCTTTCGCCAAAAGCCAGGACGCGGTCTATCTGCCCGGCTGGTGTGGGCCCGCGTCGGACGGCTAGCGTCCGGCGCGCCCGTTTCTATTTCGGCAGCCGCCCCATCATGTAGAACTCGTCGTTCGGGCGCATCGCGGTGACATTGGCGATCCGGTTCGACAGCGCAAAGAATGCCGAGATCGCGGCGATGTCCCAGATGTCGTCGTCGCTGAAGCCGTGGCTGGCGACGGCTGTGAAGTCCTCCTCCGAAATCCGGTTCGCCTCCGCGCTCACCTTCATCGCAAAGTCGAGCATGGCGCGCTGCCGCGGCGTGATGTCGGCCTTGCGGTAGTTGACCGCGATCTGGTCGGCGATCTGCGGATTCTTGGCCCGGATGCGCAGGATGGCGCCGTGCGCGATCACGCAGTAATGGCACTGGTTGGCGCTGCTGGTCGCCACCACGATCATCTCGCGTTCGGCCTTGGTCAGGCCGCCATCCTTGTCCATCAGCGCGTCGTGATAGGCAAAGAAGGCGCGAAACTCGTCGGGACGATAGGCCAGCGTCAGGAAGACGTTGGGAACGAAGCCGGACTTTTCCTGCACCGCCTGAATGCGGGTGCGGATATCGTCGGGCAGTTTGTCGAGGGACGGCGTCGGGAATCGTCTTGCGATCGGCTGTGTCATGAAAAGGTTCCGGCATGCCGCGTGGTGCGGTTATGGCGAAACCATAGTCGATGGCGGCTTCGGCGCAAAGCGCAGGAGTGGCTTGCTGGAATGCGCTTTAGCGCAGCGGCTTCTTCAGCAGCGAGAAGCGATCGGGATCGAGCCCCATCGAGGGCTGCAGCATCGGCGCTTCCAACGACACCGTGCGGGCGGCGGGCCGGTCGTTGATGGTGGGATCGTTCGGCACATCGCGATGCGAGGTAGCGCCACGCCAGCGTTCCAGCACGGCCGAGACGAAATGCATGTCGTGGCCGGCGGCGACCGACGGCACGGTCGAGATGGTTGCTTCGCTGCGCGGCAGTTGATGCAACGGCACTTCCTTGAAGCGCAGCCGGGTCGGAAGTGCGACGCCTTCACCGAACGCGAGCACTTCGCGGGTGCCGAGCGAGGGGACGAACGACAGCAAATTGGCGGCGGCGTCCGAGACCGCGGAACGCAGCAGCGCCTGGTCGCGGTCGTTGGCAAGGCGCATCGTGAACAGCGTGTTGCACTGGGAGATGATGGTGGCGTCGAGTTCGGCCGGACGCTGCGTCACCAGCCCGAGATAGACGCCGTATTTGCGGCCTTCCTTGGCGATGCGCGAGACGGCCTTGCGGGTTGGCCCAAACCCGATGTTGCGGTCGGCGGAAGCGTAGCGATGCGCCTCTTCGCAGACGAACAGCAGCGGCGAGACGCCGTCGCTCCACAGCCCGAAGTCGAACGCCATGCGGCACACCACCGACACCACGGAATCGATGACTTCGGCGGGGAAACCGGCCAGCTGCATCACGGTCATCGGACGGCCGTTGGCCGGCAGCCGGAACAGATGGCTGATGACTTCCGCCATGGTGTCGCCGCCGACATTGGCGTTGTCGAACATGAAGGCGTAGCGCGGATCGTTGCGCACGGTCTCGATGCGCGAAATCAGCTTGTGGTAGATGATGCGCGATGAGCGGTTCTCCAGCTTGCCCATGCGCTCGTCGATCAGCGAAATCAGATCGACCAGACGGTAGGGCACCGGCGTATCGACGGTGTAGCCGATCGCCTTGGGATCGGCGCGCTTCAGCCCGAGCCGATCGGTGTTCTGGTACTGCGTATAGATTCCCTTCGCCATCGGAATGACTTCGGCGAGGATGTCGAGTTCCTCCGGCACGCCGGGGCGGCCGGCGAACAGCACGTCGACGATCTCTTCGAAATTGAACAGCCAGAATGGCAGTTTCAGGTTACGCGGGTTGAGCACCAGCGAGCGATCGCCGAAACAGCGACCGTATTCGTTGTGGACGTCGAGCAGGAAGATCCGCAAGTTCGGCCGCGACTTGAGAATTTCGTTCAGCAGCAGCGACACGCCGGTCGATTTGCCGACGCCGGTGGAGCCGAGCACCGCGAAATGCTTGGAGAGCATTTCCTCGATATCGACATAGGCGATGACCGAGGGATCCTGCTGCAGGGTACCGATATTGATCTGATCCGATCCGCTCGGCGCGTAGACCGTGCGCAGTTCCGCATTGCTGATCAGGTCGACGGCATCGCCGATGGTCGGATAGTTGGTGACGCCGCGCTGGAATTTGGGACGCTCGGGCCCGCCGAGGATTTCGCCGAGCAGGTCGACCGAGGCGCTGGCGATGTAGCTGTCGGATGTCGGCAGATTCTCGCACGACACTTCCGTGATCATGGCGACGATGGTGGAATTTGCGCAGCGGATGCTGACGAAGCGGCCGACGGTAGCCCGCACCTCGGCGAGGCCCATCTTGTTCACCGCCAGAAGTCCGACCCGGGCGAGGGAGCCCCGCACCGAAATCACGCGTCCGAAGGATGTCACAGTGTTAAACCTGGCATGTCATGAATTGGGTCAGCTGCATTATGCCGATGCGGGTTACCGAAACGGTTAAATTCGCCGGGTTCAGGATTGGCTAAATCTGCCGCATCTTGGTCAGGATTTGTTTTGCCACGGCACCCCGGTTGTCGCTTCAGCGCTCGTTATGCTGGAAAATCAGCGTTTCTTCGCTTCGGTTCGCGCGCACCGCGCGCGCTGGCGCTTAATCCTTCGTTTACCATTTCGACGGAGAGAGCCCGGCGCGGCGGTCGCGTGACGCTACCCTGCGATCCCCGGACCAAAGATTGGGTCAGCCATTGGGTCGCGATAACCGATTGCTAACTGCAAGTTGTAACGCACCTTCCATCTGTCATGCGTAACGTTGACGCGCTCTGGGAGGGCACCAGGTGAGTATCGATAGCGGCCATCAGTCGCCGGGCGGTTCTGCGAGTGCCGCCGAAACGGCCGGGAGGGTCGGATGGCTGGCCTTTTGCGCCGGACTGTCGGCGGCGATCCTGTTTGGCGCGGGAATGACCGCCTGGAGCTTGCGTGAACGCGTATTGCTTGCCGTTGCCGCCGTCCTCGCCGTCGTCGTCTGCCTGTTGCTGAAGCGTCACCGGTTGTCGGGCCGGCGGCTCACGTTGGAGCGGCGGCACCTCAGCATCGCCGTGAACAACATTCCGCAAGGCCTCGTTCTCTACGACGCGTCGGCGCGGATCATCATCTGCAACCAGCGTTACATCGAGATGTTCGGCCTGTCGCCGGAAGTGGCCAAACAGGGCTGCACGATGCAGCGGCTGATCGCGCATCGGAAGGAAACCGGATCCTTTGACGGCGATGTCGACGAATTCTGCAATGCGATCATACGAAACGTATCGCTCGGAAAAAGCACGCGCCAGCTCACGGAGGCTCCGGGCGGCCGGGCGATCGAGATCGTCAACCAGCCGCTGAAAGGGGGCGGGTGGGTTGCCACCATCGAAGACATCACCCTGCGCACCCGCGCCGACGAGAAGATCGCGCATATGGCGCATTACGACGCGCTCACCGACCTGGCCAACCGGGTGTTGTTTCGCGAGCGGCTCGAACAGGCCCTGCAGGCGATCAGGCCGGGCGAACGGCTGGCCGTGATGTATATCGACATCGACGAATTCAAGAGCATCAACGATGCGCTCGGCCACGCGATCGGCGATGAGCTGCTGAAAGGCGTCGCCGACCGGCTGCGCGGCTGTCTCAAGGACACCGATGTGGCGGCGCGGCTGGGGGGTGACGAATTCGCGGTGATTCAGACCGCCATCAAAAGCCAGTCGGAGACCTGCCACCTCGTCGAATGCATCTATGCCGCGATCAGAGAGCCGTTCGAGTGCACCGGTCACCTGATCACCACCGATGCCAGCATCGGTATCGCGCTCGCGCCCGGCGACGGGCTGGATCTGGACCAGTTGCTGAAGAATGCGGACCTGGCCCTGTATGGGGCCAAGGGCGACGGACGCCGGACCTACCGGTTCTTCGAGGCGGGCATGGATGCACGCGCCAAGGCGCGGCGAAGCCTCGAGTTCGAACTGCGTCAGGCGATCAATGATGGCAGCCTGGAAGCCTATTACCAGCCTGTGGTCACGCTCGATCACGGCAAGGTCAGCTGTTGCGAGGCGCTGCTGCGATGGCGCCATCCCGAACGCGGGATGATTTCGCCGGCGGAATTCATTCCGATCGCCGAGGAGACCGGCCTGATCAACCAGCTCGGTCATTGGGTGCTCCACACCGCGTGCGCCGAGGCTGTGAACTGGCCGGATGACATCCGCGTCGCGGTCAATGTCTCGCCGGTTCAGTTCAAGAGCCGGACGCTGGCGCTCAACGTGGCCGCAGCACTTGCTGCTTCCGGCCTTGCCGCCTCCAGGCTCGAGCTCGAGATCACCGAGGCGGTGCTCATCCGCGACGACGAAATGGCGCTGGAGGTGCTGCATCAGTTGCGGGCGATCGGCGTTCGCATCGCGCTGGACGATTTCGGAACCGGCTATTCCTCGCTCAGCTATCTGCAGCGGTTTCCGTTCGACAAGATCAAGATCGATCGCTCCTTCGTCAGGGATATCGCCAGCGCGGTTGCCTCATCCTCCATCGTCGAGGCCGTCGTGAACATCGCGGCCGCGAGCAACATGACGACGACGGCGGAAGGCGTGGAGACCGAACAGCAACGAGAATTGCTGCGCGTGCTCGGCTGTACCGAGATGCAGGGATATCTGTTCAGCCCCGCGATCCCCGCGGTCGAGATACGCCAGTTGTTGCGCTCGCACCGGAGCCGCGCGGTATCGGCGGCCTGAAGCGCCGGGCGCAGTCGGCCACGGCGGCTAACCCGGTACGAAGCGGACGCCGATCCGCTTCTCTTTCCGCCAAACAACCTGGCATTGCCGGTTGCTGTGCTCCGCTTCGACCAACAGGGTCAACTGATCGGGAATGCCGACCGGGGATTCCACTTCGAGTGCCGCACCGGTCTCGGATAGATTGCGGATCGTGCAGCTGATCGCACCTCCGCCGCCGAAGGAAATCGTACCGGCCTTGAGGACACGCCGGCGCTGGTCCGCTCTGTGTTCTTCCATCAGCCCACCCTCCGCATGTGACGACGGAGTAGCGTCCCTATCGGTCCGCGTGAGCCGTTCCACTGTGGTCAACGACCTGAAGGGCGGGCGAACCGAGCGGCGACGCCACAT from Bradyrhizobium sp. Ash2021 encodes the following:
- a CDS encoding ion channel; the protein is MAKSPNERMSKAQVVRFGGREVITEGLHLNFWADISHRCMTASWPAFIGGAALVFVAFNAFFAVFYWIGGQPISNVPGGDYIDYLYFSIETLSTAGYGDMHPQTHYGHFIATVELFTGIFSMSLMTGLIFARFSRPSARLLFADNPVISDHEGEQTLMIRLANERHNIISNATARLWLFKNIVSKEGQPFRRFYELPLLRNESPALALSWTLFHVIDAGSPLYGLTADDLEAIEVSLVVVVSGYDVVAAQTVHARKSYDYPEIRFGQRYAEILGTAEDGRLRIDYGRFHDTVQG
- a CDS encoding ParB-like protein, whose amino-acid sequence is MANTREPYVKPVPILSLRPTQMTVGMREVKEKRKRWREHKSAKKRAELLGKHMIPVVFGPDQNYYVVDHHHLARALHDEGVNDILVTVIGDLTMVQREAFWGVMDNKRWVYPYDARGERRQFKDIPKSVAALKDDPFRSLAGELRRAGGFAKDTTPFSEFLWADFLRRKMSRKSVEANFSRSMEKALAFAKSQDAVYLPGWCGPASDG
- a CDS encoding peroxidase-related enzyme (This protein belongs to a clade of uncharacterized proteins related to peroxidases such as the alkylhydroperoxidase AhpD.) — encoded protein: MTQPIARRFPTPSLDKLPDDIRTRIQAVQEKSGFVPNVFLTLAYRPDEFRAFFAYHDALMDKDGGLTKAEREMIVVATSSANQCHYCVIAHGAILRIRAKNPQIADQIAVNYRKADITPRQRAMLDFAMKVSAEANRISEEDFTAVASHGFSDDDIWDIAAISAFFALSNRIANVTAMRPNDEFYMMGRLPK
- a CDS encoding helicase HerA domain-containing protein, coding for MTSFGRVISVRGSLARVGLLAVNKMGLAEVRATVGRFVSIRCANSTIVAMITEVSCENLPTSDSYIASASVDLLGEILGGPERPKFQRGVTNYPTIGDAVDLISNAELRTVYAPSGSDQINIGTLQQDPSVIAYVDIEEMLSKHFAVLGSTGVGKSTGVSLLLNEILKSRPNLRIFLLDVHNEYGRCFGDRSLVLNPRNLKLPFWLFNFEEIVDVLFAGRPGVPEELDILAEVIPMAKGIYTQYQNTDRLGLKRADPKAIGYTVDTPVPYRLVDLISLIDERMGKLENRSSRIIYHKLISRIETVRNDPRYAFMFDNANVGGDTMAEVISHLFRLPANGRPMTVMQLAGFPAEVIDSVVSVVCRMAFDFGLWSDGVSPLLFVCEEAHRYASADRNIGFGPTRKAVSRIAKEGRKYGVYLGLVTQRPAELDATIISQCNTLFTMRLANDRDQALLRSAVSDAAANLLSFVPSLGTREVLAFGEGVALPTRLRFKEVPLHQLPRSEATISTVPSVAAGHDMHFVSAVLERWRGATSHRDVPNDPTINDRPAARTVSLEAPMLQPSMGLDPDRFSLLKKPLR
- a CDS encoding PilZ domain-containing protein is translated as MEEHRADQRRRVLKAGTISFGGGGAISCTIRNLSETGAALEVESPVGIPDQLTLLVEAEHSNRQCQVVWRKEKRIGVRFVPG